The Microvirga lotononidis region GTCCCTCTCGGCCCTGATCCGCGTTTTGAGCCGGTGAGTTTTTGAAAAACGACTTCAAAATGGCTCGCGACTAGAAGACCAGAGCAGTTCCGTTGGTTGGATGTTGATCTAGAGCGAACGCGACCTGAACTGCACGTGCCGTTGCCGGTGTCGGCACGGACATATGCGTATGGTCGGCAAAGATCTCGAAATTGGCGCTTAGGTTAGCGCCGTTAGGGTCTCTCAGTCGTTCAGCCATCTCACGTGCGAAATCGATCGTGCGCTCGAGCTTCTTTTTCGCGAGGCGATCGGATGCGTCGTCCTGCTTCTCCTGAAAGGGAGCTAGCTGGTCGCCTTCATGCTCGCCGGCCGACAGATAGACTGTCGGGCGTATGGGAACATTGAATTCGGCCTGTGCCTCGCTCCTGAGAAGCGTGCAGTCCTCCCAATGGATCGTGGGGCTGACGGCAACGATCCGCTGGAACAGGGCAGGCCGCCTGAACAGTGTATAAAGGCCAAAAAGTCCGCCGAAGGAATGTCCAAAGAGGGTTCGCTGCGTAAGGTCTATTTTCACGCGGGAGGTGATGAATGGTATGACCCGGCTCTCGATGAAATCGAGAAACTCGTCGGCCCCGCCGGTGCGTACTTCCGGTCCGCCTGATGTGAAGGGCGGATACCTCCGCCCGGGCGGCGGGCTGAGATCCCAGGAGCGGCGCAAGGGATCGTAGGCGTTCTCGGTCGGATAGCCGAGCGCCGCGACCACGCCCCACCCCACATTGCTACTTTTTGGGTAGTCTGCCTGGGCCCGCAGTGCATCGACCGCCGTGCCGAAGCAGCTATTGCCGTCCGTCATCATCAACAGCGGCCAGCCCAGCGCTGGGGGTAGCCCGACCGGCACATAAAGGAGAAGGCGATAGACCGCGCCGCTTGGCGCTTCGAGGTCATGAACGCTCGCACCGGCGAGCGTGTAGGCTTGCGTCATGCCACGGAACCTTCCAGCGATAACGGCAATATCAGGGGTTTACCGACAAGACAGGTGCCTCAGAAGCGGTAGCGCAGGCTGCCGATGATCTGCCGTCCTTCATCAAGGTAGCAGTAGCCTGACTCGCACACAGGCTCCCGCTTGTCGAAGAGGTTCTTGACGTTGAGCCTTGCCTCGGCGCCCTTCAGGCTCGGGTTCAGCTTGCTCAAATCGTACGACACCAGGGCATCGACGAACAAACGCGCGTCATTCTCGAATGTGTTCTGGCTGTCTCCATAGCTCGTTCCTGAATAGCGAAGGCCCAAGCCCAGCTCCAATCCTTCCGCTGCGCCGTCCTGGAACGTATAGTCACCCCAGATCGCAAACTGGTGAGCAGGGATGCTCGACGGCACATTTCCAGCATTGTCGCCTTGGGTGATCTCGAGGTCGAGATAGGTATAGGCGACAGTCAGGTTAAGGCCGTTGGGCAGGCCGGTCGTCGCTTCCAACTCCAGTCCTTGTGAGCGCACCTCGCCCTCCTGGACCTGGAAGTTGATGTTGTTGGGATCGGTCGTCAGCACGTTGGACTGGATGATGCGGAAGACCGCTGCACTTGCCGAAAGGTTGAGGTCGGAGGGCTTGTACTTGACGCCCGCTTCTACCTGCTCGCCCTCGGTGGGCTTGAAGGGAGTTCCATTCACGCTGGCGCCTACTGTCGGCGCGAAGGAGGTTGAATAGCTCACGTAGGGCGCAATGCCGCTGTCGAAGAGGTAGCCCAGACCAACGCGGCCCGAGAACTGCTTGTCGCTCTGTTCGGAATCCTCGCCTAGACCGTTGAAGGCCCTGTTCTTGCTGATCAGCCAATCATGGCGACCGCCGAGCGTCAGGATGAACCGGTTCCATTCGAGCTGGTCCTGGACATAGATGCCCGTCTGGCTCTGCTCGGTGGTCAGATTGCGGAAATTGTAGGTCGGCCGGAAGATCGGCTGCTGACCATAGTTTAGAGTGTTCAGGTCGAGGTTGGGCGCCGCACCGAAGCCGATCCTGTCGTTCACGTTGACATAGGTGTAGTCGAGCCCCATCAGGAGCGTGTGGTCGACCGTGCCGGTCTGGAAATTGGCCTGGGCCTGATTGTCGACCGCAAACGAGTTGAGCCTGTCGGTCACAAGACCCGTCGAACGTGTCGCGAACAGGCGATCGGGCGTGATCGAGTCGATCTGGGTATACGGCAGATCTGCGAAGATATGGGCGTAGCGCAGGTTCTGGCGCACGCTCCACGTGTCGTTGAACCTGTGCTTGAACTCGTAGCCGATGCGGGCCTGGTCCTGCACGAAGGTGCCGAAGGCAGGATCGCCAGACTCGAGGCTCGTAATCCGTCCGTTCTCGTTGAAAAAGGACGAGTTGCCGCCGAGTTGGAAGTGCGAGTATTCGCCAAGAAGGGTCAGGCTCGTGTTGCGATCGTCCGAGCGGAAGGTGAGCGCCGGGGCGATGTAGATGCGGTCGTCAGGAACGCTGAGCAACTCCGTGTTGGAGCTGCGGAACAGCCCCGTCAGGCGGTAGAGGATGTTGTCGTTGTTGACGACCGGACCCGAGAGATCGAACTGGCCCTGATAGCGATCATGGTTGCCGACTTGCCCCTCAATCTCGCGGATCACCTGCTCGGTCGGGCGCTTCGTGACGAGGTTGACGATACCGCCTGGGGAGCCACCTCCATAAAGGACGGAACTTGGCCCTTTCAGAATACTAATCGCATCAAGCCCATATGGTTCAGTCTTGAAGATCGAGAAGTTGCCATTCAGTTCGCGTAAGCCGTCGCGATAGACACCCGTATAGGTTACGTCGAAGCCGCGAATCGAAAAGCTGTCGAAGCGGTTGTCGAAGCCGAATGCGTTGGTGCGCACGCCCGGTGTGTAGGCCAGCGCTTCCTTGAGCGTTTGCACATTGCGATCTTCGAGCTGCTCTTGGGTGACCACATTGATCGTCTGCGGCACCTTGACGAGCGGCGTGTCTGTTTTGGTGCCAACGTCCGCGCGGGTCGCGACATAGCCGTCAGCGGTCACACCGCCCTCGCTGGTGCTCTCACCCTCGACGGTAATCGTTTCGAGCTGGATTGCGTCCTGGGCGAGTGCCGCACTTGCCAGGAACAACAATGAGCCGGAGAGCGAAAGCAGCCTGACCCCGCGCAGCCCCTTGTAACTCCCGCCGGTGAAATAATCCGATACCATGAACGACTCCAAGCTCGCTTCCGCAATATGGCGATCACCTGTTCATTGTGTGGCGTGTTTCAGCAAGTGCCAAAAGACAAGTTTTCAACAGTGTTGTAGGGCGACAACAAGCCAGTTTAGATCTATTACAAAATATTATGCCAACATAGTGGGCATTAAGTTATCAGTCTTGAGCGGTTCTAAACAAGGAACTCTATATTTAAGGGACTCATGACTTGGGATTGTGGCGCGGAAATTGAGCGATGGCTCGCCGCGAGCTTGTGTTATGGACATGAGTATTGACTTTGAGCCAGATCTTCAACGATATGGCCGTCCCATTTATTGCACCACGGAGCGCTCAATGTTGGACCTGCAGAAGACGCTCGAGCTTCCTGGATGGGGTATTCGGGCATGCCTGTCCGCCGAGGGGCAGCTCATCTTGGTCACAGCGCCCCATCGTTGGTAATTGCAAAAAGGTTGGATTCCCGGTGCATTCCAATACGACACAACACACGCCTTCCGGTCGCCGGGTTGTGAGGGCACTCAGCAGGCGTGCCGTACTCGGTAGCCTTCTTGCGGCGCCCTTCCTTCCGTCATCGTCGGTTGCAGCGCGCCCTGTGCGCATTGCGTCTCTCGACTTTGCCCTGGTGGAGCAACTTATCGTGCTCGGCGCGCCGCCGATCGCTGTGGCCGAGGCACGTGACTGGAACAAATGGGTTAAGGAGCCCCCATTGCCCACTGGCACCATCGATCTGGGTACGAGTTTTGCTCCCAACATCGAGCTGCTGGCCGCGCTGGGGCCCGATCTCATCCTCACCACGGATTTCGTCGCTATGGTGGAGCCAAGGGTGAGTGGCATCGCTCCGGTCGAGCGCATTAGTATCTATTCGCCCGGCGGCTCGCCGCTGCCGAAGGCGGTCGCATCCATGCGGCATCTCGGTGCCATTCTGGGTCTTCAAAACCGTGTCGAGGCGTATCTGCAGGAAACCGAGGCGTTCTTCGACGCGTGCGCCGAGCGGGCGCGCCCCTTCTGCGACAAACCCATCCTCATGCTTTCCTTTCTCGACCCGCGACACGCGCGCGTCTACGCGCGGCCCGGATTGCAGCAGGATGTCCTCGACCGCATCGGACTGCGCAACGCTTGGCCGAATGAAGGGAGCTACTGGGGCTTTGGGACCGTAGGAATCGAACGCCTCGTAGAGGCTGGCGAGGCGGTGGCCGTCACCGACTATATGCCGCCCGATGTTCGGGCTGTGCTCGAAACAAGCCCGCTGTGGCGGTCGCTGCCGATCAGGCGGGCCGGGGGGCCGATCCCAATCCTGCCGCCGGTGCTCGCCTTCGGAGGGGTCCCCGCGGCCCGGCGTTGGGCAACGCTACTGCTCGATGCGCTGGAGGAGCGCAACCCATGAGCGATGTCTTCCAACCATTGAGAACAAGCCTACGCGGTGGTGTCGGGCTTCTCATCCTTGGCCTGACAGCTCTTGCCATCGTGCTCATGGCGCTCGTGCTTGGGTCCAAGCTGCCGCTGCTGTTTCGTGTGCCATCGTCAGACTACGACCCTGAGCGCATGGTGTTAGTCTATGCCACGCTGCCACGGCTCGTGATGGCGGTGTTGTGCGGGATGGCGCTCGGAGCCTCCGGCGCACTATTGCAGCAGGCTTTGCGCAATCCTCTTGCTTCTCCCAGTACTCTTGGCATCGATGCCGGCGCCAGGCTGGCATTGGGGATCACGACGCTGGTTGTTCCCGCTCTCTTCGGCTGGGGAAGAGATGTCGTCGCGCTTGTGGGCGCCGGACTTGCCACCATGCTGGTGTTCGCGCTGAGCCGCAGGCAGGACTTCTCTCCCTTGTCCCTCGTCCTGTCGGGCTTGCTGGTCAGCCTCTATTGCGGTGCGCTGACGGCCGCGCTGACTCTCATCGAGAGCCGCTATCTCGCAAGCCTGTTCGTTTGGGGGTCTGGCTCCCTGAGTCAGCAAAGCTGGACGCCTTCAATCGATCTGGCTATTCGCCTCGTTGTCGTTGCTCCGTTGGCGCTCCTCCTCGTGCGTCCGCTCGCGCTGCTTGATGTTGGCGAGGATGCGGCACGGGGGCTTGGCCTGCATGTGTCTCAGTTGCGCCTGCTTGCCGTCGCTCTCGCTGCCCTGTTGGCTGCCTTCACTTCAAGTGCCGTCGGGGTGATCGCATTCATCGGCCTCGTCGCTCCATTAATCGTGCGGTTGTCCGGGGTGAGCAGTTTCGCCGGCAGGCTTGCGGGGGCCACCGTCATCGGCGGGTTGCTGCTCCTGGTCACGGACCTTCTCTTGCAGACGCTGACAGGATTCTATGCGGATCTTCTGCCCACGGGCGCGGTGACCGCGCTCCTCGGCTCGCCGATTCTCCTCTGGCTTCTCCCCCGCGTCACCGCGGCCTCCAGACCGGTGCAGCCTTCGGCGTTGATGGCACGAAGGCGAATGTCTGACAGAAAGCTTTCACTGCTGCTACCGCTTTCCCTTGTTGGCCTCGTGGTGCTGCTTGTGATCATGGCTCTGTTTCTGCAACGGGCTCCTGACGGAGCCTGGCAAGTGCTCGCGTCCACGCAAGTTACAGATGTTCTGCCTTACCGCTGGCCTCGGGTGCTTGCGACGGCAGTCGCGGGCCTGCTCCTTGGCACAGCGGGTTTCCTGCTGCAACGGCTCACGGGAAACGAGATGGCGAGCCCAGAGATCCTGGGTGTGAGTGCTGGCGCTACGTTCGCAATGGCAATCGCTCTGGTCATCGGACTTGCGCCCACACCGGCAATCCTGACGACAGCGGCTGCGATCGGTGCGGCAGTTATCTTGGGGTTCATCCTCCTGCTGGCGCGCCGGAGCGGCTTCCAGCCCGAACGCATGCTTCTTGCCGGTGTCGCACTCTCGGCGCTTCTCGACGCGGTCATCGGCTTCCTGTCGTCGGCTGGCGATCCGCGGGCGTTTCAACTCCTGGCATGGCTGACCGGAGCAGGATCGTCCTTCGAGCCGCAATCGGTGGCGATTGCCTTCGTCTTGGCTGGGCTCGCCATCGGCGGTGCGCTGTGCCTCACCCGCTGGCTCTCCATCCTGCCGTTGGGGGCAACGGCCGCGATCGGGCTCGGGGTTCCGATTGCCGGGGTACGCATCCTGCTCATTGCCCTTGCGGTGCTGGCAACCGCCGGCGCGACGCCCCTCGCAGGCCCTTTGACGTTTACCGGACTGATTGCTCCGCATTTGGTTCGATACCTCGGTGTGACGGATGTCGCGGCTGGCCTGACCTCCAGCGCGTTAGCCGGAGCGGCAATTCTCATTGCTGCCGATTGGGCAGCTCGCATGATCGCGTTTCCGTTCCAGTTGCCCACAGGCCTCGTCGCGTGCCTGATCGGTGCTCCTATCCTTCTCTGGCTCCTTCAAAAGCGGACAGCATGAATTCGACGGCGTCGCACACACACAGCCCAACCGGTGCCGGTGGGTTCACATTGGAGAGCGTGCGCTTCCATGTAGGAGACGTGCCAATCCTGCATCCCATCTCGACCAGGATCGGCGGCGGGGAAGTGGTCGGTCTTGTCGGACCCAATGGCTCAGGCAAGTCCACGCTTCTGAAGCTCCTCGCGCGCCAGAGTGCGCCGAGCGGCGGGCGCATCAGCTTCGAGGGCCGTGCGCTGGCCGATTGGGAATCGCGTGATCTGGCACGACGGATCGCCTATTTGCCTCAGTATCCGCAGACCGGCAGCGAGCTCGTTGTCCGTAAGGTGGTGGCGCTCGGCCGATACCCGTGGCATGGCCCCTTCGGCCGCTTCACGGAAACAGATCGCGTGCGCACAATGGAAGCGATGGAAGTGACCGGGACCGGCGCTCTGGCCAACCGCCATCTGGAGATGCTTTCGGGAGGGGAGCGCCAGCGTGTCTGGCTGGCCATGCTGGTGGCGCAGGATGCACATTGTCTGTTGCTCGACGAGCCCATATCCGCGCTGGACATCAGCCATCAGATCGAGGTCCTGTCGCTGATCCGCAGCCTGGCGCACGAGGGCGGTCGCAGTGTCGTTGTCGTCCTGCACGATGTGAACATGGCATCGCGGTTCTGTGACCGCATCCTTGCACTGCGGGGCGGCCGTCTTGTCGTCAGTGCGGGTGTCAATGGGTTCATGACACCGGAGACGCTGCGGGAAGTCTACGGCGTTGACATGGAGATCCTGCCCCATCGCCTGCACCCGGCAGGCATTGCGGTGGCGAACTGATTTTCGAGCGCGCCTCGAAGCTGGAGAGGTGCAAGAGAGGAGGCGGCTTTGCTGGGTCTGATGCAGCTT contains the following coding sequences:
- a CDS encoding TonB-dependent siderophore receptor; protein product: MVSDYFTGGSYKGLRGVRLLSLSGSLLFLASAALAQDAIQLETITVEGESTSEGGVTADGYVATRADVGTKTDTPLVKVPQTINVVTQEQLEDRNVQTLKEALAYTPGVRTNAFGFDNRFDSFSIRGFDVTYTGVYRDGLRELNGNFSIFKTEPYGLDAISILKGPSSVLYGGGSPGGIVNLVTKRPTEQVIREIEGQVGNHDRYQGQFDLSGPVVNNDNILYRLTGLFRSSNTELLSVPDDRIYIAPALTFRSDDRNTSLTLLGEYSHFQLGGNSSFFNENGRITSLESGDPAFGTFVQDQARIGYEFKHRFNDTWSVRQNLRYAHIFADLPYTQIDSITPDRLFATRSTGLVTDRLNSFAVDNQAQANFQTGTVDHTLLMGLDYTYVNVNDRIGFGAAPNLDLNTLNYGQQPIFRPTYNFRNLTTEQSQTGIYVQDQLEWNRFILTLGGRHDWLISKNRAFNGLGEDSEQSDKQFSGRVGLGYLFDSGIAPYVSYSTSFAPTVGASVNGTPFKPTEGEQVEAGVKYKPSDLNLSASAAVFRIIQSNVLTTDPNNINFQVQEGEVRSQGLELEATTGLPNGLNLTVAYTYLDLEITQGDNAGNVPSSIPAHQFAIWGDYTFQDGAAEGLELGLGLRYSGTSYGDSQNTFENDARLFVDALVSYDLSKLNPSLKGAEARLNVKNLFDKREPVCESGYCYLDEGRQIIGSLRYRF
- a CDS encoding alpha/beta hydrolase, with translation MTQAYTLAGASVHDLEAPSGAVYRLLLYVPVGLPPALGWPLLMMTDGNSCFGTAVDALRAQADYPKSSNVGWGVVAALGYPTENAYDPLRRSWDLSPPPGRRYPPFTSGGPEVRTGGADEFLDFIESRVIPFITSRVKIDLTQRTLFGHSFGGLFGLYTLFRRPALFQRIVAVSPTIHWEDCTLLRSEAQAEFNVPIRPTVYLSAGEHEGDQLAPFQEKQDDASDRLAKKKLERTIDFAREMAERLRDPNGANLSANFEIFADHTHMSVPTPATARAVQVAFALDQHPTNGTALVF
- a CDS encoding ABC transporter substrate-binding protein; the encoded protein is MRIASLDFALVEQLIVLGAPPIAVAEARDWNKWVKEPPLPTGTIDLGTSFAPNIELLAALGPDLILTTDFVAMVEPRVSGIAPVERISIYSPGGSPLPKAVASMRHLGAILGLQNRVEAYLQETEAFFDACAERARPFCDKPILMLSFLDPRHARVYARPGLQQDVLDRIGLRNAWPNEGSYWGFGTVGIERLVEAGEAVAVTDYMPPDVRAVLETSPLWRSLPIRRAGGPIPILPPVLAFGGVPAARRWATLLLDALEERNP
- a CDS encoding ABC transporter ATP-binding protein gives rise to the protein MNSTASHTHSPTGAGGFTLESVRFHVGDVPILHPISTRIGGGEVVGLVGPNGSGKSTLLKLLARQSAPSGGRISFEGRALADWESRDLARRIAYLPQYPQTGSELVVRKVVALGRYPWHGPFGRFTETDRVRTMEAMEVTGTGALANRHLEMLSGGERQRVWLAMLVAQDAHCLLLDEPISALDISHQIEVLSLIRSLAHEGGRSVVVVLHDVNMASRFCDRILALRGGRLVVSAGVNGFMTPETLREVYGVDMEILPHRLHPAGIAVAN
- the fhuB gene encoding Fe(3+)-hydroxamate ABC transporter permease FhuB, whose amino-acid sequence is MSDVFQPLRTSLRGGVGLLILGLTALAIVLMALVLGSKLPLLFRVPSSDYDPERMVLVYATLPRLVMAVLCGMALGASGALLQQALRNPLASPSTLGIDAGARLALGITTLVVPALFGWGRDVVALVGAGLATMLVFALSRRQDFSPLSLVLSGLLVSLYCGALTAALTLIESRYLASLFVWGSGSLSQQSWTPSIDLAIRLVVVAPLALLLVRPLALLDVGEDAARGLGLHVSQLRLLAVALAALLAAFTSSAVGVIAFIGLVAPLIVRLSGVSSFAGRLAGATVIGGLLLLVTDLLLQTLTGFYADLLPTGAVTALLGSPILLWLLPRVTAASRPVQPSALMARRRMSDRKLSLLLPLSLVGLVVLLVIMALFLQRAPDGAWQVLASTQVTDVLPYRWPRVLATAVAGLLLGTAGFLLQRLTGNEMASPEILGVSAGATFAMAIALVIGLAPTPAILTTAAAIGAAVILGFILLLARRSGFQPERMLLAGVALSALLDAVIGFLSSAGDPRAFQLLAWLTGAGSSFEPQSVAIAFVLAGLAIGGALCLTRWLSILPLGATAAIGLGVPIAGVRILLIALAVLATAGATPLAGPLTFTGLIAPHLVRYLGVTDVAAGLTSSALAGAAILIAADWAARMIAFPFQLPTGLVACLIGAPILLWLLQKRTA